The genomic window ACTCGCTAAAGTGCTTTTTGCAATCGTAACAAGATTTAATTTAGATATCTTTATGATGTTGAACATTACTTTTCTTTTGAATTAGTTGATCTATTTTATCAAATATCTGCGGTGCTACATCAACTACTCTTTCAGCTAACTGATTTCCATTTACCGAAATTAGCCTAACATCATTCATTCTTACTACTAAAAAACCCATGGGTTTAACTGATACACCAGCACCACTTCCACCAGCAAATGGCATATCATTTGGTTTGTCACCTTCACTTAATTCATACTCTCCACCACCTGCAGCAAAACCACAAGCCACTTGTGAAATAGGGATGATTACGCTTCCATCATTCGTTTCTACTGCAT from Candidatus Syntrophocurvum alkaliphilum includes these protein-coding regions:
- the ytfJ gene encoding GerW family sporulation protein, whose protein sequence is MDSEQKQNHPIEGLMKTAMQSIKDMVDVNTVVGDAVETNDGSVIIPISQVACGFAAGGGEYELSEGDKPNDMPFAGGSGAGVSVKPMGFLVVRMNDVRLISVNGNQLAERVVDVAPQIFDKIDQLIQKKSNVQHHKDI